The Thermodesulfovibrionales bacterium genome includes a region encoding these proteins:
- a CDS encoding Hsp20/alpha crystallin family protein translates to MTRTLFPFTRTSLSAPLLDEFDKFFNEFANSFGTTIRTQQGKNQSPRVNAFKKDGKYCIDAAVPLASKDDLDVEIEDNLLKIVVKGHQDREVSENDYIIREISRGQMTRILSLGEDIDVDSAKTSFKDGVLHIEFNARQIEEENKVRKLAIE, encoded by the coding sequence ATGACAAGAACGTTGTTTCCATTCACGAGAACAAGCCTTTCAGCACCCTTACTGGATGAGTTTGACAAGTTTTTCAATGAATTTGCGAACTCCTTCGGTACGACAATCAGAACGCAACAGGGAAAGAACCAGAGCCCCAGAGTCAACGCGTTCAAAAAGGACGGGAAATACTGCATCGACGCGGCGGTTCCCCTGGCTTCCAAAGATGACCTGGATGTCGAGATTGAGGACAACCTTCTCAAGATCGTAGTCAAGGGCCACCAGGACAGAGAGGTCTCCGAGAATGACTATATCATCAGAGAGATATCGAGGGGACAGATGACGAGGATTCTCTCGCTCGGTGAAGACATCGATGTGGACTCGGCAAAGACGAGTTTCAAGGACGGTGTCCTCCACATCGAGTTTAATGCGAGGCAGATAGAAGAAGAGAACAAGGTTAGGAAACTTGCTATAGAGTAG
- a CDS encoding VOC family protein yields the protein MATVAIKTNPVNWFEIPVKDIERARAFYEKVFDTELTPEEMGPYTMTFFPWTESAPGAAGTLIKGESYEPSHSGTVVYFSVEDIEETLRKINANGGKTLLPKKSIGEYGFIAHFEDTEGNRLALHSMNG from the coding sequence ATGGCGACTGTTGCGATAAAGACAAATCCGGTGAACTGGTTTGAGATCCCGGTAAAGGACATCGAAAGAGCGAGGGCATTCTATGAGAAAGTATTCGATACGGAGCTGACTCCGGAAGAGATGGGCCCGTATACGATGACCTTTTTCCCGTGGACTGAAAGCGCGCCCGGAGCAGCCGGTACGCTCATAAAAGGGGAGAGCTATGAACCGTCCCATTCAGGTACTGTAGTCTATTTCAGCGTTGAGGATATCGAAGAAACATTGCGAAAAATCAACGCAAACGGCGGCAAGACGCTGCTCCCGAAGAAGAGCATCGGCGAGTACGGGTTCATAGCGCATTTTGAAGATACGGAGGGAAACCGGTTGGCCCTCCATTCAATGAATGGGTGA
- a CDS encoding HD domain-containing phosphohydrolase, translated as MTIIGRLAFLEIDMKLVIERLETGRADSLEAATREFRERIRDRFKGLSLVTGNGGIVAAEGSPSPFPELSRDERKHLNEGKTLVTVGRSKWPYPGVFMVRAVDPARSDRRILFGEIQPSYLWGGEAFALPETEFVIFDKSDKALFSSFSEYIPSREVAGAIRLVPASRNFSWTYKRETYLASYWTMFMVPPYSAKWVLVLSQPRTDILKPIHTFEQIFLLVIALTFVVVFFLSFGQIRKSLIPIELLQEGTRRIAARDFEARVEIKSNDEFEELGRSFNEMADSIKNHLMIMTKLNDVGIALSAEKDTNHLLKLITISAKSVTRADACSLYIISESKELKLAVRYIDSLGLFPGGDEPIPLFDVSGKPNHSIVAASSVLSEKTINIRNLYSEEGVGFSGNFDSDRKIGYESRSILSVPMRNHENEIIGVLQLANASDGRSQEIIPFSDRDQRLAETLSSQAAIALTKNALIDGLKKLFDSLVELIAAAVDDKSPYTGGHCRRVPELSMMLAKAVCDSKNGAFGNFRMSDEEFYELKIAALLHDCGKVSTPTHIADKATRLEGIYDRIDLIDARFEILERDLKISSLCRKLRSVKGMAEWDASESAVDMLMEQIEKDRTFVRACNKHEEHLGEEHRDRLREIAKKYRWVNAMNEEESVIPEGELSMLVDAVGTLTPEERLILDRHVVTTVKMLEKLPYPKSLRNVPIFAGVHHEYMDGSGYPKGLMKEQIPLQGRIIAIADIFEALTANDRPYRKAYTLTEALSILESMKEEGRIDADLFDLFMSAGVYQKYADAYLTPEQINNTSRYVT; from the coding sequence ATGACGATCATAGGGAGGCTTGCATTTCTCGAGATAGATATGAAGCTGGTTATCGAAAGACTTGAGACAGGACGCGCCGACTCCCTTGAGGCTGCGACACGTGAGTTCAGAGAACGAATCAGGGACCGTTTCAAGGGGCTCTCGCTTGTTACCGGTAATGGCGGAATTGTAGCAGCTGAGGGCTCTCCGTCTCCATTCCCCGAGTTAAGCCGAGACGAGCGTAAGCACCTCAATGAGGGAAAGACGTTGGTAACAGTCGGTCGAAGTAAATGGCCATATCCCGGCGTCTTCATGGTCAGGGCGGTTGACCCTGCCCGGTCAGATCGGAGAATCCTCTTCGGCGAGATTCAACCCTCATATCTGTGGGGGGGAGAGGCTTTCGCACTACCGGAAACGGAGTTCGTCATCTTTGACAAGTCCGACAAGGCACTCTTCTCCTCCTTTTCCGAGTACATTCCTTCTCGGGAAGTAGCAGGCGCAATACGCCTGGTCCCTGCCTCGCGGAACTTCAGTTGGACGTATAAGCGAGAGACTTATCTGGCAAGCTATTGGACCATGTTTATGGTTCCACCGTATTCCGCAAAGTGGGTATTGGTGCTCAGTCAGCCCAGGACAGACATCTTGAAGCCGATACATACTTTTGAGCAGATATTCTTGCTCGTTATCGCTCTCACTTTTGTCGTTGTGTTCTTCCTGAGCTTTGGTCAGATCAGGAAGAGCCTCATCCCCATAGAACTCTTACAAGAGGGGACACGAAGGATAGCGGCAAGGGATTTCGAAGCCAGGGTGGAGATCAAGAGCAATGATGAATTTGAAGAATTAGGCCGGTCTTTCAACGAGATGGCGGACAGTATAAAGAATCATCTCATGATTATGACAAAGCTGAACGATGTCGGGATAGCTCTCTCTGCGGAAAAAGATACCAATCATCTCCTGAAACTCATCACGATAAGCGCTAAGAGCGTTACCAGGGCAGACGCCTGCTCCTTATATATTATCAGCGAGAGTAAAGAACTGAAACTGGCGGTGCGGTACATAGATTCTCTGGGTCTCTTCCCTGGTGGTGATGAACCGATTCCGCTCTTCGATGTATCGGGAAAACCCAATCACAGTATCGTTGCCGCCTCCTCTGTTCTCAGCGAGAAGACAATCAACATCCGCAATCTCTATTCAGAAGAGGGCGTAGGTTTTTCAGGCAATTTTGATTCCGACAGAAAGATAGGTTATGAATCACGCTCTATTTTGAGCGTTCCCATGAGAAATCACGAAAATGAGATAATAGGCGTATTACAACTCGCGAACGCCAGCGATGGGCGCTCTCAGGAAATTATCCCTTTCTCGGACAGAGATCAACGCCTCGCCGAAACACTTTCCTCGCAGGCGGCAATAGCGCTGACAAAGAATGCATTGATCGACGGCTTGAAAAAGCTCTTCGATTCACTTGTAGAGCTCATCGCTGCAGCGGTTGACGACAAATCGCCCTATACTGGCGGCCACTGTAGGCGCGTGCCGGAGCTGAGCATGATGCTTGCGAAAGCGGTTTGCGATAGCAAGAATGGGGCTTTTGGTAATTTCAGAATGTCTGACGAGGAATTCTATGAGCTGAAGATTGCCGCTTTGTTACATGATTGCGGAAAAGTGAGTACGCCTACACATATCGCTGACAAGGCAACGAGATTAGAGGGTATTTATGACAGGATTGATTTAATAGATGCACGTTTTGAAATTCTGGAACGAGACTTAAAGATTTCTTCCTTATGCCGGAAATTAAGATCCGTCAAGGGGATGGCTGAATGGGATGCCTCCGAATCAGCGGTCGATATGCTCATGGAGCAGATCGAGAAGGACAGAACATTTGTTCGGGCCTGTAACAAGCACGAAGAGCATTTAGGTGAAGAACATCGAGACAGACTCAGGGAGATCGCTAAGAAATACAGATGGGTAAACGCAATGAACGAAGAGGAATCTGTCATTCCGGAAGGCGAGCTCTCTATGCTCGTCGATGCTGTCGGCACGCTCACACCTGAAGAACGGTTGATACTCGATAGGCATGTTGTGACGACGGTGAAGATGCTCGAAAAGCTGCCCTATCCAAAATCCCTGCGCAATGTGCCGATCTTTGCAGGAGTCCATCATGAATACATGGATGGAAGCGGGTATCCAAAAGGGCTCATGAAAGAACAGATTCCGCTGCAGGGAAGAATCATCGCCATTGCCGACATCTTTGAGGCACTGACCGCGAATGACCGGCCTTACAGGAAAGCCTATACACTTACGGAAGCCTTGTCCATCCTCGAATCTATGAAAGAGGAAGGGCGAATCGATGCCGACCTCTTCGATCTCTTTATGAGTGCAGGAGTATACCAAAAATATGCAGACGCATATCTCACCCCTGAACAGATAAACAACACTTCCCGATACGTGACGTAA
- a CDS encoding prepilin-type N-terminal cleavage/methylation domain-containing protein, translating into MKTSFSRDRFRLSGSNDRNLLDFDKAEDCGIGYPTAIGAYADKKSRGFTLVELLAAIVVIGILAGIGIVSFLGYKAQGQIDNAISDIAGMSVTIKAYETDHGVPPDGLNAVNLDKRLDPWGNPYQYYNIVTAKGKGQMRKDHNLVPINSDFDLYSMGPDGQSQSPLTAKVSRDDIIRANDGAYIGPAYAY; encoded by the coding sequence ATGAAAACTTCATTCAGTCGAGATCGGTTCCGTCTTTCGGGATCGAATGATAGAAATCTCTTAGACTTCGATAAGGCCGAAGACTGCGGAATAGGATATCCTACCGCAATCGGTGCATATGCAGATAAGAAATCCCGCGGTTTTACGCTAGTTGAATTGCTTGCCGCGATCGTGGTCATTGGAATATTGGCCGGCATAGGCATAGTCTCTTTCTTAGGATATAAGGCGCAAGGCCAAATCGACAATGCCATTTCTGACATCGCGGGGATGTCCGTAACGATCAAGGCGTACGAAACTGACCACGGCGTTCCGCCCGATGGCCTTAACGCCGTCAACCTTGATAAGCGACTCGATCCCTGGGGAAACCCCTATCAGTACTACAACATAGTGACGGCGAAAGGAAAGGGTCAGATGAGAAAGGATCATAATCTTGTTCCGATCAATTCCGACTTCGATCTCTACAGCATGGGTCCGGACGGGCAAAGCCAGTCTCCGCTCACGGCAAAAGTTAGCCGGGATGACATAATCCGGGCTAATGACGGCGCATACATTGGTCCGGCCTATGCGTATTAG